One Phaseolus vulgaris cultivar G19833 chromosome 11, P. vulgaris v2.0, whole genome shotgun sequence genomic window carries:
- the LOC137829378 gene encoding peptidyl-prolyl cis-trans isomerase 1: MPNPKVFFDMTIGGQPAGRIVFELYADVTPRTAENFRALCTGEKGVGRSGKPLHFKGSIFHRVIPNFMCQGGDFTAGNGTGGESIYGAKFADENFVKKHTGPGILSMANAGPGTNGSQFFICTTKTEWLDGKHVVFGQVVEGLDVVKDIEKVGSGSGKTARPVAIADCGQLS, from the coding sequence ATGCCGAACCCTAAGGTCTTCTTCGACATGACCATCGGCGGCCAACCCGCCGGCAGGATCGTGTTTGAGCTCTACGCCGACGTCACTCCCCGCACCGCCGAGAACTTCCGCGCCCTTTGCACCGGTGAGAAGGGAGTCGGTCGCAGCGGCAAGCCGCTCCACTTCAAGGGATCGATCTTCCATCGTGTGATCCCGAACTTCATGTGCCAGGGCGGTGACTTTACTGCCGGAAACGGTACAGGAGGCGAGTCGATCTACGGCGCCAAGTTCGCAGACGAGAACTTCGTGAAGAAGCACACCGGCCCCGGCATTCTGTCCATGGCCAACGCCGGTCCCGGAACCAACGGATCTCAGTTCTTCATCTGCACAACGAAGACGGAGTGGCTCGACGGCAAGCACGTGGTGTTCGGACAGGTCGTCGAAGGCCTGGACGTGGTGAAGGACATCGAGAAGGTCGGATCCGGATCCGGCAAGACCGCGAGGCCGGTCGCCATCGCTGACTGTGGTCAACTCTCCTAG
- the LOC137836060 gene encoding proline-rich protein 4 isoform X1 encodes MQVLTLRQGALLCFLSVLFLVVGFCYGDHSTVEVVGLGECTDCNHKNIKTSHAFSGLRVTVDCKAASGDFERRGVGKLDENGNFKVSLPHDIVEADELKEECYAQLLSASAAPCPSHDGPFSTRIVIKSKGVDKHTLRPAGKLKFSSETCASAFFWHHPLFPPHPPITIPPIVFPPLPPKIFHKHPPPPVYSPPPVYTPPPVYTPPPVHEEPSPPPSPPKESPPKPPKPPKPCPPKEPPKPPKPSPPKEPPHPKPPKPSPPKEPPHPKPPKPCPPKEPPHPKPPKPSPPKEPPHPKPPKPSPPKEPPKPPKPSPPKEPPHPKPPKPCPPKHPLLPPLKPHPHPLLPPLKPHPFPPLKPLPPLPKIPPKHFFHHPKWPPVPPSSSHP; translated from the exons ATGCAGGTTTTAACCCTGCGCCAAGGAGCACTTTTGTGCTTCTTGTCTGTGCTTTTTCTGGTAGTAGGCTTCTGCTATGGTGACCATAGTACAGTGGAGGTAGTTGGACTCGGAGAATGCACTGACTGcaatcataaaaatattaaaactagcCATGCTTTCTCAG GACTACGTGTAACAGTAGACTGcaaagcggcaagtggagactTTGAAAGGAGAGGGGTTGGTAAGCTTGACGAAAATGGAAACTTCAAAGTGTCTCTTCCTCATGACATTGTGGAAGCTGATGAACTCAAAGAAGAATGCTATGCTCAGCTTCTTAGTGCATCAGCTGCTCCTTGTCCTTCCCATGATGGTCCTTTCAGCACCAGAATTgtgatcaagtcaaaaggtgttGACAAACACACACTTCGTCCTGCTGGGAAGCTCAAGTTCTCTTCAGAGACATGTGCTTCAGCTTTCTTCTGGCACCACCCTCTCTTTCCCCCTCATCCACCCATCACCATCCCTCCTATAGTGTTTCCGCCACTTCCACCAAAGATTTTCCATAAGCATCCTCCTCCGCCTGTCTATTCTCCTCCGCCTGTGTATACTCCTCCACCTGTGTATACTCCTCCACCTGTTCATGAGGAGCCTTCTCCTCCACCATCCCCACCAAAGGAGTCTCCTCCAAAACCACCAAAACCACCAAAGCCATGCCCCCCAAAGGAGCCTCCAAAACCACCAAAGCCAAGTCCTCCAAAGGAGCCTCCTCATCCAAAACCACCAAAGCCTAGTCCCCCAAAGGAGCCTCCTCACCCAAAACCACCAAAACCATGCCCCCCAAAGGAGCCTCCTCATCCAAAACCACCAAAGCCAAGTCCCCCAAAGGAGCCTCCTCATCCAAAACCACCAAAGCCAAGTCCCCCAAAGGAACCTCCAAAACCACCAAAGCCAAGTCCCCCAAAGGAGCCTCCTCATCCAAAACCACCAAAGCCATGCCCCCCAAAGCATCCACTTCTTCCTCCACTCAAGCCACATCCACATCCACTTCTTCCTCCACTCAAGCCACATCCATTTCCTCCACTCAAGCCACTTCCACCTCTTCCCAAAATTCCTCCAAAGCACTTTTTCCACCACCCCAAATGGCCTCCAGTTCCCCCCTCTTCTTCTCATCCTTAG
- the LOC137830379 gene encoding uncharacterized protein — MAEYLGKIHALLHDFNELLPPASTPSQELEQRSKFFMLLGLHGLPDDYSHVRDQILGSPIVPNFTSTCSTLLRVPGKHTADITSHVDDSSALVSQHNDRTRPHKPGKGRHKCDHCGKLGHKIDRCYALHGRPPRSVAVAQIAPVQPSTMDHTSIDTPSQPAIFNEFLKWYEDRQNPSSTASVAHSGTSFVGLTHSTSHGPWVLDSGATDHITGPEFGTDDWHRM, encoded by the exons atggcagaatatctaggtaaaattcatgctcttcttcatgattttaatgagttattacctcctgcctctactccttctcaagaactagaacaaagatccaagttcttcatgttattgggtttacatggtcttcctgatgattattctcacgttcgtgatcaaattttgggatctcctattgtgcccaattttacttccacttgttctacccttttgcgcgtgccaggtaaacacaccgctgatataacgtctcatgttgatgactcttctgctttagtatctcagcataatgatcgtactcgccctcacaagccgggcaaagggcgtcacaagtgtgaccattgtggcaaacttggccacaaaattgacagatgttatgccttacatggtcgtcctcctagatctgttgcggttgctcaaattgcccctgtgcaaccttctaccatggaccatacttcaattgataccccaagccagcctgctattttcaatgaatttcttaaatggtatgaggatcgtcagaatcctagttccacggcttctgttgcacattcaggtacatcttttgttggcctcactcactccacttcccatggcccttgggttctagattcaggtgccactgatcacattactg gaccggagttcgggacggatgattggcaccggatgtga
- the LOC137827670 gene encoding uncharacterized protein, protein MADISSVDASLWWDSFTVLLAELENSSMSSDLPPNLTKKLKDNHAWFVDTLSRFKPPNQSSKQALNSKTLKIGSHQLSVQPHLKDKALQISSILLLDEVQSYIFVERSVKHNDAAADSMSPEFLHMMLIQYYKERQCLLKCIRWILMHAIHNGPVSEDNTMKEEARKLFHDGLESKLILFFENLLSCSYPEQMDVELFTLWAEETLIEDNLVLDILFLAYYDSFCTCSGEIWKKFGSLYKGILAGDYNLGKLAITTETQQLSYHAKVQLLLILIENLNLENVLQMVHDEVPYRKGVSTFSMTDVQEMDALVSTFNAFEMNEAGPLVLAWAVFLYLLLTLLEKDENNELMEIDHISYVRQAFEAGSLRYCLEILECDILKDYDGPMSGYRGVLRTFISAFIASYEINLQPDDGNPTLILDILCKIYRGEESLCIQFWDKESFIDGPIRSLLCNLESEFPFRSIELVRLLSSLSEGTWPAECVYNFLNRSVGISSLFEINSDSQIVEAQQPVRVPGVEGFFIPAGTHGRILRVVGENTALVRWEYSSSGMFVLLLHLAQEMYLDNKDEVAFTLDLLSRLVSFNTGICFAVMDISNSLQFDAVDLMNEQVEKRVWVVEIVCNLIKKLPLNSSGAVLMSMGIKILAIMLICSPSIVATATLKANLFDMTLQTPVFNVGSNGLSSGSWLLSCKLARMLLIDCEQSSNDCPLAISVLDFTIQLVETGVEHDDLLALIIFSLQYVLVNHEYWKYKMKHIRWKITLKVLELMKKCISSMPNYGNLGEIIRNVLFSDSSIHNTLFQIVCTTSHALEKLHVSRLFDPMDIEGLQLAIGSVLDILSVMLTKLSKDTSLNFPVFLQAVFSCTTKPVPVVTSVLSLISYFQDPAIQYGAVRFISMLFAIADCIQPFSYGITCFVPDNEIMDLRHSLSYILLEQSESNEDLFVATVNLFTSAAHYQPSFIVTIFAPEENTKDQLNVIDTKLQKKETSPIHVVSKRSSLIDALVHYIERADDLMKSNPRILLCVLNFMIALWQGAPQYTNLLESLRRHGKFWEHLANAISNIASSEISLLTSLKEKDAFNLAYTFHCQSSILGIMGYELFLQRKLFHAESTVKDAAEFKETEQDVTRTDKSKATNLHDLKGIWSSLFNDSILEKLIKSYISYGHNNDTYNSAKVATSLFSVHVMMKLAVCDSGSLSVSLLQKIHEILAKLSIHPAFSELLSQYSQRGYSEGKELKKLILSDLYYHLQGELEGRKIGIGPFKELSQYLIESNFLGTYQHQFSEEAFTKNMFTKNVYLFDLPHLREDLRLGVWDCSNWRTSKEVAEVMLRFLQDANSVMLLSSSKLSALKGLIAVLTVNHDSQGRATAGGRISDELIFTFMDSICQSFLSNMEILSAVLDASEDILNFLACEVELIFLLTRTVSKSLSLNVSLLVLKCASSGLRLLSSLKPSPSEANVIMKLLLTLLLSVLQSNSLNAHSGVATVENSGEDFSKVSNATLGLLPILCNCIATSDHCMLFLSVMDLILRSFLTPRTWLPVLQNHLELPVVMLKLHDRNSTSIPIIMKFFLTLARVRGGAEMLYCSGFLSSVRVLFAESGEDLANIASENLGGSCEKFVIPQDIWGLGLAVVTAMVKSLGDNSSGTAIVDSMIPYFFSEKARFIFYSLNAPDFPSDDRDKKRPRAQRTFISLATLKETEHTLMLMSELAKHWNSWIKAIGNVDGQLREKCIHLLAFISRGSQRLGDLSSRNAPLLCPPTLKEDFEICSKPSFVNSKNGWFALSPLGCVPKRKTSFSTIHCQATGSTDLIPKTCFSDTVALQVYRISFLLLKFLCLQTEGAAKRAEEVGFVDLAHFPELPMPEILHGLQDQAIAITAELCQANKQKLSPEIQDVCNLLMQILEMALHLELCVLQICRIRPVLGRVEDFSKEAKSLFSALEGHAFLKASRSSLKQMISCVYPGLLQAENFI, encoded by the exons ATGGCCGATATCAGTTCCGTCGATGCTTCTTTGTGGTGGGACTCATTCACCGTGCTCCTCGCAGAGCTTGAGAATTCCTCTATGTCCTCAGATCTCCCACCTAACTTG ACGAAGAAGTTGAAGGACAACCATGCGTGGTTCGTAGACACACTTTCGCGCTTCAAACCGCCCAATCAGAGTTCCAAGCAAGCTCTGAATTCAAAAACGCTGAAAATTGGATCTCACCAGCTCTCTGTTCAGCCTCACCTGAAAGATAAAGCGTTGCAGATTAGCTCCATCCTG CTACTAGACGAGGTTCAATCATACATTTTTGTTGAAAGGTCCGTCAAACATAACGATGCAGCTGCTGATTCCATGTCTCCAGAGTTCCTTCACATG ATGTTAATTCAATATTACAAGGAGCGACAGTGCTTGCTAAAGTGCATCAGGTGGATTCTCATGCATGCCA TACATAATGGTCCTGTGTCTGAAGATAATACTATGAAGGAGGAGGCAAGAAAATTGTTTCATGATGGTCTTGAAAGTAAATTAATATTGTTCTTTGAGAATCTTCTGTCTTGTAGCTACCCAGAACAAATG GATGTTGAGCTTTTTACTCTGTGGGCTGAGGAGACTCTAATTGAAGACAACTTGGTTTTAGACATCCTTTTCTTGGCATATTATGACTCATTTTGTACCTGTAGTGGGGAAATATGGAAGAAGTTTGGTTCTCTTTACAAg gGGATCTTAGCTGGTGATTATAACTTGGGAAAACTAGCAATTACTACGGAAACACAACAATTGTCTTATCATGCTAAAGTTCAGCTGCTGCTTATTTTAATCGAAAACCTGAACCTGGAGAATGTTCTTCAAATGGTTCATGATGAAGTACCATATAG GAAAGGCGTGTCTACTTTTTCCATGACTGATGTCCAAGAGATGGATGCACTAGTTTCTACTTTCAATGCTTTTGAAATGAATGAAGCTGGTCCTCTAGTTTTAGCTTGGGCTGTATTTCTCTATCTACTCTTGACACTTCTGGAGAAAGATGAAAACAATGAGCTAATG GAGATTGATCACATTAGTTATGTCCGTCAAGCCTTCGAAGCTGGATCCTTGCGTTATTGTCTTGAAATCCTTGAATGTGACATTTTGAAGGATTATGAT GGCCCAATGTCTGGATATCGCGGTGTTTTGAGGACATTCATTTCTGCATTCATTGCATCTTATGAAATCAACCTTCAG CCAGATGATGGTAACCCCACTCTAATACTGGATATTCTATGCAAGATTTATCGTGGAGAG GAATCATTATGTATTCAGTTTTGGGACAAGGAAAGTTTTATTGATGGTCCAATTCGGTCTCTTCTTTGCAACCTAGAGAGTGAGTTTCCTTTCAGGAGCATTGAACTTGTTCGACTCCTGTCATCCCTTAGTGAAGGAACTTGGCCGGCAGAGTGTGT GTATAACTTTCTAAATAGGTCTGTTGGTATATCATCTTTGTTTGAGATTAATAGTGATTCACAGATAGTTGAAGCACAACAGCCAGTGCGAGTTCCTGGGGTTGAAGGTTTCTTTATTCCGGCTGGAACTCATGGGCGCATCTTAAGAGTTGTTGGAGAAAATACTGCCCTTGTACGATGGGAG TATTCATCATCTGGAATGTTTGTATTACTCTTACATTTGGCCCAAGAAATGTATTTGGATAACAAGGATGAAGTTGCTTTTACACTTGACCTGCTTAGTAGATTGGTGTCCTTTAATACT GGTATTTGCTTTGCTGTGATGGACATCAGCAACTCTTTGCAATTTGATGCTGTTGACTTGATGAATGAGCAGGTTGAAAAGAGGGTCTG GGTGGTTGAGATAGTTtgcaatttaattaaaaaactgCCTCTGAATTCCTCTGGTGCCGTGCTTATGTCAATGGGTATCAAGATTTTAGCCATTATGTTGATTtg TTCTCCATCTATCGTTGCAACGGCTACTCTAAAGGCAAACCTGTTTGATATGACTTTGCAGACACCTGTGTTCAATGTAGGCAGTAATGGCTTATCAAG TGGGTCATGGTTGCTTTCTTGCAAACTGGCTAGGATGCTTTTAATTGACTGTGAGCAAAGCAGTAATGATTGCCCCTTGGCAATATCAG TGCTGGACTTCACTATACAGCTTGTAGAAACAGGAGTAGAGCATGATGATCTGCTGGCATTGATCATTTTCTCTTTGCAGTATGTTCTTGTCAATCACGAATATTGGAAATACAAGATGAAGCATATTAGATGGAAAATAACACTGAAG GTGCTTGAGTTGATGAAAAAATGCATTTCATCAATGCCTAATTATGGAAATTTGGGTGAGATCATACGAAATGTGTTATTCTCTGATTCTTCCATCCATAACACATTATTCCAAATTGTTTGCACTACTTCACATGCTTTGGAG AAATTACATGTAAGCCGCCTCTTTGATCCAATGGATATTGAAGGATTACAGCTTGCTATAGGTTCTGTTTTAGACATTCTTTCAGTCATGTTGACCAAACTTTCTAAG GATACTTCATTGAACTTTCCAGTTTTTCTCCAAGCAGTGTTCTCTTGCACGACCAAACCAGTTCCTGTTGTCACTTCTGTTTTGTCCCTGATTTCATACTTTCAAGATCCG GCCATCCAATATGGTGCTGTTAGGTTTATTTCAATGTTATTTGCCATAGCAGATTGTATTCAACCATTTTCATATGGAATCACATGCTTTGTTCCTGATAATGAG ATCATGGATTTGAGGCACTCTCTGAGCTACATACTTTTGGAGCAATCCGAGTCAAATGAAGATCTATTTGTTGCTACAGTTAATCTGTTTACTTCTGCTGCACATTACCAG CCTTCTTTCATTGTTACAATCTTTGCTCCAGAGGAGAACACCAAAGACCAGTTGAACGTTATTGATACGAAGCTGCAAAAAAAGGAAACCTCTCCTATACATGTAGTTTCTAAAAGATCAAGTCTTATCGATGCACTTGTGCACTATATTGAAAGGGCGGATGATCTGATGAAGAG CAATCCACGCATACTGCTTTGTGTACTTAACTTCATGATTGCCTTATGGCAAGGGGCTCCCCAGTATACCAATCTTTTGGAGTCCTTAAGAAGGCATGGAAAGTTCTGGGAACACTTGGCTAATGCAATCTCAAATATTGCTAGCAGTGAAATTTCCTTGCTTACAAGTCTGAAAGAAAAAGATGCTTTCAATCTGGCATACACTTTCCATTGTCAATCTTCGATACTAGGAATCATGGGATATGAGCTATTCTTGCAGAGAAAGTTGTTTCATGCAGAGTCAACTGTGAAGGATGCAGCAGAATTTAAGGAGACGGAGCAAGATGTCACAAGAACTGATAAATCTAAAGCCACAAATCTTCATGATCTTAAGGGAATCTGGTCTTCATTGTTCAATGATTCTATTTTAGAGAAACTAATAAAGTCATACATTTCTTATGGACATAATAATGATACATATAATAGTGCAAAG GTGGCCACCAGTTTATTCTCTGTTCATGTGATGATGAAATTAGCAGTTTGCGACTCTGGAAGTTTATCCGTGTCATTGCTTCAGAAGATTCATGAAATTCTGGCAAAG TTGAGCATTCATCCTGCTTTCTCTGAATTACTGTCTCAGTATTCACAACGTGGTTACAG TGAAGGTAAGGAACTAAAGAAATTGATACTCAGTGACCTCTATTATCATTTGCAAGGAGAGCTTGAAGGGAGAAAAATTGGTATTGGTCCATTCAAAGAATTATCTCAGTATCTTATCGAATCAAATTTTTTGGGAACCTATCAACACCAGTTCAGTGAAGAAGCTTTTACAAAGAATATGTTTACAAAGAATGTATACTTGTTTGACCTTCCTCACTTGCGAGAAGATTTGAGATTAGGTGTGTGGGATTGTTCTAATTGGAGAACATCCAAGGAGGTTGCAGAAGTCATGTTGCGTTTCCTGCAGGATGCAAACTCAGTCATGTTGCTTTCAAGTTCAAAGCTTTCTGCTTTAAAAGGACTAATAGCTGTTTTGACTGTCAACCATGAT TCACAAGGGAGGGCTACAGCTGGAGGGAGGATCTCAGATGAACTCATATTCACTTTCATGGATAGTATATGCCAATCTTTCCTTTCTAACATGGAGATATTATCAGCTGTTCTAGATGCCTCTGAGGATATTCTCAATTTTCTTGCATGTGAAGTAGAACTAATCTTCCTATTGACAAGAACTGTCAGTAAAAGCCTCTCGCTAAATGTATCCCTACTTGTTTTGAAATGTGCTAGTTCGGGTCTAAGACTGTTGAGTTCACTTAAGCCGTCACCTTCTGAGGCTAATGTGATCATGAAACTTTTACTCACATTGCTGCTTTCAGTATTACAGTCCAACTCCCTCAATGCACATTCAGGTGTGGCAACCGTGGAGAATTCTGGTGAGGACTTCTCAAAGGTTTCAAATGCAACCCTGGGACTACTACCCATTCTTTGCAATTGCATTGCGACTTCTGATCATTGCATGCTATTCCTGTCAGTTATGGATTTAATACTGAGGAGCTTCTTGACACCCAGGACTTGGTTACCTGTCCTGCAGAATCATCTCGAACTGCCAGTAGTTATGCTTAAACTCCACGATAGAAATTCAACTTCTATTCCAATAATAATGAAGTTCTTTTTGACCCTTGCACGAGTTAGAGGAGGTGCTGAGATGCTTTATTGTTCTGGCTTTTTGTCATCTGTGAGAGTGCTATTTGCTGAATCTGGTGAGGATTTGGCGAACATTGCTAGTGAGAATCTGGGCGGCTCATGCGAGAAGTTTGTAATACCCCAGGATATTTGGGGGCTTGGATTAGCTGTGGTTACAGCTATGGTTAAATCCTTGGGAGACAATTCTTCTGGAACTGCTATTGTGGATAGCATGATACCttactttttttcagaaaaagctcgttttattttttattctctaaatGCCCCAGACTTTCCTTCTGATGATCGTGACAAGAAAAGACCTCGAGCACAGAGGACGTTTATATCTTTGGCTACTCTTAAAGAAACAGAACATACTTTAATGCTCATGTCTGAGCTAGCAAAACATTGGAATTCATGGATTAAGGCAATAGGAAATGTGGATGGACAACTTAGAGAGAAGTGTATCCATCTTTTAGCCTTCATTAGCAGGGGATCTCAACGCCTTGGTGATTTGTCAAGCAGGAACGCCCCACTTTTATGTCCACCTACCCTGAAAGAGGATTTTGAAATTTGCTCAAAACCTTCCTTTGTCAATAGCAAGAATGGATGGTTTGCTCTTTCCCCACTTGGATGTGTGCCAAAACGAAAGACCTCTTTCTCAACTATCCATTGCCAAGCAACTGGGAGTACTGATCTTATTCCGAAAACGTGCTTCTCTGATACTGTAGCCCTGCAGGTATATAGAATATCATTTCTTCTTTTAAAGTTTCTCTGTTTACAAACTGAGGGTGCTGCTAAAAGGGCTGAGGAGGTTGGGTTTGTTGATCTTGCACATTTTCCCGAGCTGCCAATGCCAGAAATCTTGCATGGACTACAG GATCAAGCTATTGCCATTACTGCGGAACTCTGTCAAGCCAACAAACAAAAGCTCTCTCCAGAAATACAGGATGTTTGCAACTTATTGATGCAAATACTTGAAATGGCCTTGCACTTGGAACTTTGTGTTCTACAAATTTGTCGCATAAGACCTGTATTAGGGCGTGTGGAGGATTTCTCAAAGGAAGCAAAATCTCTGTTTAGTG CACTGGAGGGTCATGCTTTTCTAAAAGCATCTCGCAGCTCTCTTAAACAGATGATATCGTGTGTCTATCCTGGATTGCTACAAGCAGAGAATTTCATATAA
- the LOC137836060 gene encoding proline-rich protein 4 isoform X2, whose translation MQVLTLRQGALLCFLSVLFLVVGFCYGDHSTVEVVGLGECTDCNHKNIKTSHAFSGLRVTVDCKAASGDFERRGVGKLDENGNFKVSLPHDIVEADELKEECYAQLLSASAAPCPSHDGPFSTRIVIKSKGVDKHTLRPAGKLKFSSETCASAFFWHHPLFPPHPPITIPPIVFPPLPPKIFHKHPPPPVYSPPPVYTPPPVYTPPPVHEEPSPPPSPPKESPPKPPKPPKPCPPKEPPKPPKPSPPKEPPHPKPPKPSPPKEPPHPKPPKPCPPKEPPHPKPPKPSPPKEPPKPPKPSPPKEPPHPKPPKPCPPKHPLLPPLKPHPHPLLPPLKPHPFPPLKPLPPLPKIPPKHFFHHPKWPPVPPSSSHP comes from the exons ATGCAGGTTTTAACCCTGCGCCAAGGAGCACTTTTGTGCTTCTTGTCTGTGCTTTTTCTGGTAGTAGGCTTCTGCTATGGTGACCATAGTACAGTGGAGGTAGTTGGACTCGGAGAATGCACTGACTGcaatcataaaaatattaaaactagcCATGCTTTCTCAG GACTACGTGTAACAGTAGACTGcaaagcggcaagtggagactTTGAAAGGAGAGGGGTTGGTAAGCTTGACGAAAATGGAAACTTCAAAGTGTCTCTTCCTCATGACATTGTGGAAGCTGATGAACTCAAAGAAGAATGCTATGCTCAGCTTCTTAGTGCATCAGCTGCTCCTTGTCCTTCCCATGATGGTCCTTTCAGCACCAGAATTgtgatcaagtcaaaaggtgttGACAAACACACACTTCGTCCTGCTGGGAAGCTCAAGTTCTCTTCAGAGACATGTGCTTCAGCTTTCTTCTGGCACCACCCTCTCTTTCCCCCTCATCCACCCATCACCATCCCTCCTATAGTGTTTCCGCCACTTCCACCAAAGATTTTCCATAAGCATCCTCCTCCGCCTGTCTATTCTCCTCCGCCTGTGTATACTCCTCCACCTGTGTATACTCCTCCACCTGTTCATGAGGAGCCTTCTCCTCCACCATCCCCACCAAAGGAGTCTCCTCCAAAACCACCAAAACCACCAAAGCCATGCCCCCCAAAGGAGCCTCCAAAACCACCAAAGCCAAGTCCTCCAAAGGAGCCTCCTCATCCAAAACCACCAAAGCCTAGTCCCCCAAAGGAGCCTCCTCACCCAAAACCACCAAAACCATGCCCCCCAAAGGAGCCTCCTCATCCAAAACCACCAAAGCCAAGTCCCCCAAAGGAGC CTCCAAAACCACCAAAGCCAAGTCCCCCAAAGGAGCCTCCTCATCCAAAACCACCAAAGCCATGCCCCCCAAAGCATCCACTTCTTCCTCCACTCAAGCCACATCCACATCCACTTCTTCCTCCACTCAAGCCACATCCATTTCCTCCACTCAAGCCACTTCCACCTCTTCCCAAAATTCCTCCAAAGCACTTTTTCCACCACCCCAAATGGCCTCCAGTTCCCCCCTCTTCTTCTCATCCTTAG